One genomic segment of Desulforamulus reducens MI-1 includes these proteins:
- a CDS encoding SpoIIE family protein phosphatase, producing MKIYLDIGVAQLKKYGEELCGDSVEIVRTTQADLVVLSDGLGSGVKANILSRLTTKTAATMLRMGGNIDEVIDTVAKTLPIDKTIHAAYSTFSILQVQNNGKLHLVEYDNPGAFIGNQNTLFTPRREERTIAGKKIREYDFEVDDHDWLVLTSDGVLNAGTNGQMNVNWGWDRMSRFIEDSYAPDKTASEWSEEIVGLCNSLYGEQPGDDVTVVAVKVRHPVHVTLLIGPPKQREDDRRVVRKLMESPGAKVICGGTTGEIVGRVLGRKVFVDISSVVEGIPPVGMLPGIDLITEGAVTLVQTLEHIKGNTKLKDLKDGKDGASRLATLLRSADSIHIMVGRAQNDALDCNDVPAIYAYKHHVIRDLINSLREIGKEITEEYF from the coding sequence ATGAAAATTTATTTAGATATCGGTGTGGCTCAACTAAAAAAATATGGCGAGGAACTTTGTGGGGACAGTGTGGAGATTGTACGAACAACTCAGGCGGATCTGGTGGTACTGTCTGATGGACTGGGCAGTGGGGTTAAGGCAAATATCCTCTCCCGGCTGACCACCAAAACCGCCGCCACCATGCTCCGCATGGGTGGCAATATTGATGAAGTAATTGATACCGTGGCCAAGACTCTGCCCATTGATAAAACCATTCATGCCGCCTACAGTACCTTCTCCATTTTACAGGTACAGAACAACGGTAAACTACATCTGGTGGAATATGATAACCCCGGGGCATTCATAGGAAACCAAAATACCCTGTTTACCCCCCGGCGGGAAGAGCGGACCATTGCCGGTAAAAAAATCCGCGAATATGACTTTGAGGTGGACGACCATGACTGGTTGGTACTCACTTCCGACGGAGTTCTCAATGCAGGCACCAATGGGCAAATGAATGTAAATTGGGGCTGGGATCGTATGAGCCGGTTTATCGAAGACTCCTATGCCCCGGACAAAACTGCCTCTGAATGGTCCGAGGAAATCGTTGGTCTCTGCAACTCCCTGTATGGAGAACAGCCCGGCGATGATGTAACCGTTGTAGCAGTTAAGGTACGGCACCCAGTGCATGTAACCCTGTTAATCGGCCCTCCCAAGCAAAGGGAAGATGATCGTAGGGTGGTACGGAAGCTGATGGAATCCCCTGGAGCCAAGGTCATCTGCGGCGGCACCACCGGTGAAATCGTGGGTCGGGTATTGGGAAGAAAAGTGTTTGTGGACATTTCCTCGGTGGTGGAGGGCATTCCCCCAGTGGGTATGCTGCCAGGCATCGACCTTATTACTGAAGGTGCTGTTACTCTGGTACAAACCTTAGAGCATATAAAAGGAAACACTAAGCTCAAGGACTTAAAGGACGGTAAAGACGGTGCCAGCCGTCTGGCAACCTTATTAAGAAGCGCCGACAGTATACACATTATGGTGGGTAGGGCTCAAAACGATGCCCTGGATTGCAACGACGTGCCAGCCATCTATGCCTATAAACACCACGTCATTCGGGACTTAATTAACAGCCTGCGGGAAATCGGCAAAGAGATCACGGAAGAATATTTTTAA
- a CDS encoding [Fe-Fe] hydrogenase large subunit C-terminal domain-containing protein, translated as MGLIYTGAKCRDCYRCVRICNLKAIRMNTGHQGRFHAQVIDELCVHCGQCILACPQRAKRPVSDLKEVKQLLAEGTPVIAVVAASFISALPLKKPDLLPTLLKKLGFIEVQETSIGAGMVTQEYLNMGFETPRLISYCPVIVNLIERYYPELITLLAPIVSPMIAQGRIIKSLNPYAKVVYIGPCAAKRDEAQLLGLKDTIDYFLGFNELWDWIQDSVPLTEDLSPSAFDSFSPCQNRIYPVEGGVIWAVAEELRQAGEDFLTISGLDSCIEFVKHLSQGQITNPPKLMELWACKGGCINGPLSLCLEESLFMRQRKLLEYYNSSGECVFVIDDYKLPEIPLKRDFVNRKVEQPYPSEAEIQGILARTGKLSAAQEFNCGNCGYNSCRDKAVAVYQGKAEVEMCIPYMRKRAESMSNRVISAMPNAIIVVGKNLDILEINPAAEALFQCSASEVVGQRLLTLMPATNFLKVIQSGEMINTTETYPLLGIVTHEIIFPVKGTDAVVGIFINITSEKKQREQYELIKSQTIQQAQDVIEKQMMVAQEIAGLLGEATAETKVQLGKLIKLMRQETL; from the coding sequence ATGGGGTTAATCTATACTGGAGCAAAATGTCGTGATTGCTACCGTTGTGTAAGGATCTGCAACTTAAAGGCCATCAGGATGAATACCGGTCATCAGGGCAGATTTCATGCCCAGGTCATAGATGAACTTTGTGTCCATTGCGGCCAGTGTATTCTTGCTTGCCCCCAAAGGGCCAAAAGGCCCGTTTCCGATCTCAAAGAAGTAAAACAACTCTTGGCCGAAGGAACCCCCGTCATTGCCGTGGTGGCCGCTTCCTTCATCAGTGCCCTTCCCCTGAAAAAACCGGATTTATTGCCAACCCTATTAAAGAAATTGGGTTTTATTGAAGTTCAAGAAACCTCCATTGGTGCTGGTATGGTTACACAAGAGTATCTAAACATGGGTTTTGAAACCCCCCGCCTGATTAGTTACTGTCCGGTGATTGTTAATTTAATTGAGCGGTATTATCCCGAATTAATTACCCTGCTGGCTCCCATCGTTTCACCTATGATCGCCCAGGGAAGAATTATAAAATCCCTCAATCCCTATGCCAAAGTGGTCTACATAGGCCCCTGTGCAGCCAAACGGGATGAAGCTCAACTCCTGGGCCTGAAGGATACCATTGATTATTTCCTGGGTTTTAACGAGCTATGGGATTGGATTCAGGACTCGGTACCCTTGACGGAAGATCTTTCCCCTTCGGCCTTTGACAGCTTTTCCCCTTGCCAAAACCGCATTTATCCCGTGGAAGGCGGTGTCATTTGGGCCGTAGCCGAAGAACTGCGGCAAGCCGGGGAAGATTTTCTGACCATATCTGGTTTGGACAGTTGCATCGAATTTGTTAAACACCTTAGTCAAGGACAGATTACAAACCCTCCTAAGTTAATGGAACTCTGGGCCTGTAAAGGTGGCTGCATTAATGGTCCCCTTTCCCTCTGTCTGGAAGAAAGTCTTTTTATGCGACAACGCAAACTTCTGGAGTATTACAACTCGTCCGGTGAATGTGTTTTCGTAATTGATGATTATAAACTGCCTGAGATTCCTTTAAAAAGAGATTTTGTCAACCGTAAGGTGGAGCAACCCTATCCAAGTGAAGCTGAAATTCAAGGTATTTTGGCCAGAACCGGCAAATTATCAGCAGCCCAGGAGTTTAACTGCGGAAATTGTGGCTACAACTCCTGCCGTGACAAGGCTGTGGCTGTTTATCAGGGTAAGGCCGAAGTAGAAATGTGTATTCCCTATATGAGAAAACGGGCAGAATCCATGTCAAATCGGGTCATTTCGGCCATGCCCAATGCCATCATCGTGGTGGGTAAAAATCTGGATATTTTAGAGATCAATCCAGCGGCAGAGGCACTCTTTCAGTGTTCTGCTTCCGAGGTTGTGGGACAAAGACTTCTCACTCTAATGCCTGCCACTAATTTCTTGAAGGTGATTCAAAGCGGGGAAATGATTAATACCACCGAGACCTATCCCTTACTGGGGATTGTCACCCATGAGATTATTTTCCCAGTCAAAGGAACCGATGCGGTGGTGGGAATCTTTATTAACATAACTTCCGAAAAGAAACAGCGGGAACAGTACGAATTAATTAAAAGTCAAACCATCCAACAGGCCCAGGATGTAATTGAAAAACAAATGATGGTGGCCCAGGAAATAGCGGGTCTGCTGGGCGAAGCAACGGCGGAGACCAAGGTTCAACTGGGTAAATTAATTAAATTAATGCGGCAAGAAACCCTTTAG
- a CDS encoding HlyD family secretion protein: MKKRVVAFILVGLLAGVLYWGYQRFYNPQESALTASGTIEVTKVELSAKLPGTIGAISVVAGDKVKKGQLVGQIIRNDLVAQKERDALGVLKTESQLKDLNSGARVQEIKEASANVNVAQASYEKALADYERGEKLFQAAALPQEQLEKLQTDLRIKENQLASFSAKLSLLEEGNRPDAIKAAQIEMERARAILKASEALLADTKIFSPVSGIVLSKNQEPGEFVQAGVSLVTVADLNDMWIRVYVPTDDLPKLRLGQEVYFTVSGSNDHYAGQIEEIASQGEYTPKTIQTKNERTNIVYAVKIRVTKPNGTLKPGMPADVVFQQRGE; encoded by the coding sequence ATGAAGAAAAGAGTAGTGGCTTTTATCTTAGTAGGATTACTGGCTGGTGTTTTGTACTGGGGTTATCAACGTTTTTATAATCCCCAAGAATCAGCTTTAACTGCCAGTGGGACAATCGAGGTAACAAAGGTGGAGCTCAGTGCCAAGCTTCCTGGAACCATTGGCGCTATTTCTGTAGTTGCTGGGGATAAGGTAAAAAAAGGACAACTGGTTGGTCAGATAATCAGAAATGATCTGGTTGCTCAAAAGGAACGGGATGCATTGGGTGTACTTAAGACTGAAAGTCAGTTAAAGGATCTCAACTCCGGAGCCAGAGTACAGGAGATCAAGGAGGCATCGGCCAATGTAAACGTTGCCCAAGCTTCTTATGAAAAAGCACTGGCAGATTATGAAAGGGGGGAGAAGTTATTTCAAGCAGCAGCTCTCCCACAGGAACAATTAGAAAAGCTTCAGACTGATCTTAGGATTAAAGAAAACCAACTGGCATCATTCAGTGCTAAGCTAAGTTTACTAGAGGAAGGTAACCGTCCAGACGCCATTAAAGCTGCTCAAATAGAAATGGAGCGTGCACGGGCAATTTTGAAAGCCTCCGAGGCCCTGTTGGCAGATACTAAGATATTCTCTCCGGTGAGCGGAATAGTCTTATCCAAAAATCAGGAACCTGGGGAATTTGTTCAGGCCGGGGTATCTCTTGTTACGGTGGCGGATCTAAACGATATGTGGATTCGCGTTTATGTACCCACAGATGACCTACCTAAGCTGAGATTGGGGCAAGAAGTTTATTTTACTGTTAGTGGCAGTAATGATCATTATGCTGGTCAGATAGAAGAAATAGCTTCTCAGGGTGAATACACTCCTAAAACTATACAGACAAAAAATGAACGCACTAACATAGTTTATGCTGTAAAGATTCGGGTCACGAAACCCAACGGAACTTTGAAACCCGGTATGCCCGCAGATGTGGTATTTCAACAGCGGGGTGAGTAA